The nucleotide window GCTCTCTAGTTACAAAGGCCATTAAACAACTCCTTGGCGATGTGAAGTGGGGAAGCCTGGACTTTATGATCGTGGACTTTCCTCCGGGAACTGGAGACCAAATCTTAACAGTTGCTCAGACAATTCAACTCGATGCTGCTATAATAGTCACAACTCCCCAGGAAGTGGCGTTGCTTGATACCGGCAAAGCAGTGAACATGATGAAGCAGATGGGTATTCCCTATGTAGCGGTCGTTGAGAACATGAGCTATCTTATATGTCCCCACTGTGGAAACAAAATAGACCTCTTTGGAGAAGGTGGTGGAGAAAAGCTGGCAGAGAAGATGGGAGTTGACTTTCTTGGAAAAGTTCCAATAGATTTGAAGGCAAGAGAGGCAAGTGACAGTGGTATGCCGATAGTTCTCTATGAAGACACTCCAGCTGCAAAGGCCTTTATGGGAATAGCTCAGAAGCTTGTAGCAAAACTGGAAGAGCTAAAGAAAGAAGAGTAAAGCTTAAATTTCCCTCACTCATTATCTACTGATGCGCGGCTGAGATCGGCATGGGCCGAAACCATGATGCCGCGCTGGACCTGGCTACATAATTTTATCCGGTGGGGAAAATGAAGAAGTTTTTAATCATGATGCTCCTCTTTATGGTTCCTCTAGCTTCTGCATCCCAGTTAGAGTTTTATCCAAATGAAAACGCCTTTAAGGAGTTTCTGTCTGATGGGAGAACCTACCACGTGATTTCTGGGGAGAGTGAGTATTCTCAGGCGTGGGGATGGTATGTTGATGAGAAGCTCTCGCGCTTTAAGGAGAGAGGTAATGAAGTTCTAGTTCTTGTTGGGAACGTGTACGACAACCCGGAGATGAAAAAGCTCTGGGGCTTAACGGGATTGCCTCCAGAGGCGTCTTTGCAGTCATCAGTTATAGTTCTCAACAACTTTGTGTTCTTCACGGGAAATGATGACAATATATATCTCATAGAAAAGGCATTTTCACAACAGTACCGATTTACAGACAGGGAAGAGTATATCTCCCTAGTTTTGGGCGTTATCCTCTCTCTTTTATTTATGTTTTTGTTCTCCAAGCATGGAACCTATACTCACCTGTTCTATATGATGGTGATTTCTATCTTTGCGCTCTGGATTTCAAACTCAATGCCATTTACCATTGACGAGGGCTTCCTCAGGGGTACTTTTCAGAGTGCATTGCTTGGAAATAGGGACTCGTTTCTATCCCTCGCCCTCAACCTCTATTTCCAGCTCTACTCCCCCACAGAAGAAGCCCTTCTTGTTCTCCACCTCTTTGTTCTCTTCCTCACATCCACTCTGATATTTTTTACCGCCCCAAAGCCTTATAGAGAACTCGGCTTTCTAGTTTTTGGATTTATGTTCTCATCCCCCTCTTTCAGAAGTTCTATTACAGATCTTCCAACGAATATATGCGTGTTCCTTCTAGTTCTTGTTGCAGCACTTACGTTAAATGCAAAATTTGCAGAAGAGAGTTCCAAAAGGACTGGGCAGATCGTTCTCCTTTCACTTATCGTTGCAGTGAGTAGCTTGGTGTGGCCTTATCTAATTGTTTTCCCGGTTTTCACGTTTTTTGTTTTCCCAACAAAGTCCATAAGAAACTTAATGTACGTCGGCTTAAGTTTTGCTTTCTTCGTTTTGGGTATAACTGTTTTTTCCATTCCAACTGTATCTTTCTCATTCAATCCGAGCGCTCTTTTTGCATTCTTGAAGGAAGGAATCCTCCAGCTGATTTTAATACTTTATCTACTGTTTAACTTCAGAAGATCTCTGTTAAATATGAGAGGGGGGAAGGCCTTGTTCTTCTGGCTTCTGATTGTCTTCGTTCCATTGTTGGCCTACTCTCCTCAGCTCTTCCCAATGGTTCAATACGTATCATCGGCTCTTGTAGTTAGACTGATATGTGAGCTTACGTTTTTTTCTTGAAAGCTTCGCCCTTTAGGTAGGTAGGGGGTGCAAAACCTGAAAACCTTACCATTAAATGACCGAAATCTTTTTAAACTCAAAAGCGTAATAAAGCCTTGAGAAGGCTACTCAAAAACAACCCGATGAGAAGAGGGTTTCAAACGTGTCCTTCCGCCATCGGGAGGATGACGCTGTTAAGCGTCCTCTAAAAACCCTCCTGAATAATTGGAAACCCCGGGATGGGGTTTGAGCGATAACCCTGAGCCTTCCCGCTCTTGCGGGAGGTAGGGGTAACTGGCCGAAGACCCGGCCAGAGGGGTTGAGAAACCCATTATTAGTGGGTTTTGATGAGACCCCTCAAACCTTCCCGCCCTTGGCGAGGGGTTAACTCGTTGGAACCCTCACTCTTCACGGCAGGGAGGAGGTCAGTCCTCAAACTTAATTGCCCCAAATACTGCGGCCCTAAGGTGGGGCCCTATCTCTTTGATAATTCCGGGGGCTTGCGTGCCCTTCTTAAGAACCAAAAGTGTTTCCATGAGTCCAAGCTCCTCGAGTCTCTTTACATCTCTTGAATGCCCGGTTTTTATTAATGCTTCTTCAACCTTTTCACTTATTGTGCCGGCAACGAATATCTTATCATATCCGTCGGTTGTCCACTGTTTTATTTGCCTCAGCTGTTTTTCACTGAATTTTCCTTCTATCTCCCTTGCCCCAAATTCCACTTTTGTGATTTCCAGCTCAACAGGCAGGTGATCTATCCAGCCGAACTCCCTTATGAGCTGTCTAGCCGGCTTATCTCCAAAGAGGGACTTGAGGTAATAAAGGGGAACCAACACATCCTTTGGAGCCGGCGAGAATATTCCGATGTCAACGTAGACTCCATAACCTACTTTTCCGAGGTCAATGAACCTTCCCCTGTATAGTTCTCCTTCTTTTACGCTGCTTAGCTTATAGGGAACCTCTCCGAACTCCTCTCGTATGAGGTTTGCAGAAACCTCTTCATCTTCTCCTTCTAAGGTTATTTTGACCCACTGTTTTTGAGTAATTCCTATCTTCCATGAAACTTCTAAGTCTCCTATAAGAGACTTGAGCTTTTTATCGAGCTTTTCAAAACCGCTTCTATCTCCATATATCTTCTCGAGAATAACAATCTCCATCTTATCATCCCCGCAGTTCACTAAATTTTAAACTTAAGCCTTTATTCCAAGTTCTTTTTCAAGCTTCTTAATTTTTTCTTGAAGTTCTTTTACTATCTCGTTGTTGTCATACTGCATAAGCATTTCACCGCACAGGGGGCATCTGAACTCATATTCCATCGCTTCATCAAAAGTCAGTCTTGGATGGCCGGGAGTTCCGCAGTGATAGTAGATTTCTTTAGTTTCTTCCTCAAGCATTTCTTTTAGCTTTTTGAGTTCCTGCATTTTTCTGGCTCTAATGAGTTCTGGTAGTCTCTTTGTTTCGAGGCGCCAGTAATAGTAGTACCATCCTGTATCTTTGTCCCTAACCCTCCTGAACTCTGCGAGCTGATTGTCATAGAGAGCGTATAAGATTTTCCGGACAGTATTTACCCTAATTCCAGTCATCTCCGCTATCTCTTCATCGGTTGCCTCCTTTTTCTTTTCGAGAGCCTTGATTACTTCAATCGCTTCTTCCCCACCTATTTCCTCTGCGAATTTCAGGAGCTCTTGGTTTTTTCTTTTGGCCATAAGTAAGACCTCCGGGTTTTTGGATTTTATTTTAAGAAATTGATTCGTGAAATGTTGCACAGTTTTTTATCAATACGGTCTTTCACCAATAATATATTTGGGCTCCATAGTATATATAGGTTTTTGTTGAAAAAAGAAGCCTAATGTACAAAAAAGCACTTTAGTTATTCGCTAAAATATTCATCTACAAGCTCCTTTGCAGAGGGCTTATAGAGTTCAAGAATTTGGATGTCTTCTATGACATTCCCTTCTCTAAGCTTCAGCTTAACTTTGCCACCATAAACCTGAAGATCAAGAAGCCCGTATATTGCATCTTCAGCCTCTAGAGGGGTTTTGAACTTCATTATATACTCGCCACTCTCATCTATGAGCTTTACCCAGTATTCGTTTTTCCTCTTAAAAGGCCGGGTAACTTTCGGCTTGAATTTCTCAATTGTTATTTCCAATGAAGCCACCTCCATGATACAGTTGCCCTGTAAGCCTTCTGTGGTCTTTTTATGGTTTATCGGTGTTACCATTTTTAAGCCTTTGCATATTAAAAACCACTATATTTATGTATTCCTTTCCGTATTAGGTATCTTAGGGGAACAGTTATGTATGCCGTTGAAGTCTTTGATTTGAAAAAGAAGTACCCTAAAAAGATTCCCCTCCCGTTTAGAAAGGTAGAATGGGTGGATGCAGTTAAGGGTATCAGCTTTAAGGTCAAAAAGGGCGAACTTTTTGGCCTTCTTGGGCCCAATGGGGCTGGAAAGACCACTACAATAAAAATGCTAACCACTTTGCTTGAGCCTACTGAAGGAGAAGCGAAAATCTTGGGGTATGATATAAGGAAAGATGCAAGGGAAATTAGAAAGAGAATAAACCTTGTGGCAGAGGGAGAGAGAACTCTTTACTGGCGTTTGAGTGCGTATGAAAACCTGAAATATTTTGCGAGGATTTATTATGTCCCCAAGAGAGAGGAAAAAGAAAGAATTGAAGAACTCCTCAGATTGGTTGGACTGTGGGAGAGGAAAGATGATTTGGTTATGAACTACTCGAGGGGGATGAAGCAGAGGCTGGCTATAGCAAAGGCTTTGATAAACGACCCGGAAGTCCTGTTTTTGGACGAACCTACCCTAGGCTTAGATGTCCAGAGCTCCATATTTGTTAGGGAATTTATAAGGAAGCTTGTTGACGAGAAAGGAAAAACCGTCCTCCTAACGACCCACTACATGGTTGAGGCGGAGCAGCTCTGTGATAGGATAGCCATAATAGACCACGGTAAGATTATAGCCCTCGATACTCCGGATGGGCTTAAAAAGCTTGTTAAAGACGAAGATGTCGTGGAAATACGCCTCAAATGGGAGGGTACTTTTGATAGCTTACCTTGGAGAATGGCAGTTGTAGATGAGGATTCCGAAAGGGGAATTATAACCTTAAGAGGCCAGGTGGATGAGGAAGAGCTTCCCAAGCTAGTCGAGTGGCTTGTAAAAAAGGGAGCGAAAATAATAAGCGTAGAGCAGAAGGAGCCAACTCTTGAGGACGTTTTTATAAAGCTCACAGGAAGGGGGTTGAGAGATTGATATTGCCTGCTGTAATAGAGAAGGAATTTAGGATGTTTTTCAGGTATCCTTTGAGGGTAATAAGCTCTATTCTCGTTGGGTTAGTTTTCCTTCTTCAGTTTGTCTTCTTTGGACAGGCTGTCCTTGGAGGGAGGTATTCACAGCTTTTGGCGAGCTCTACGGGCATGGGGGATTATCCAACGTACGCTTTGATTGGCTACGTTTTGTGGTGGGTTTCAGTTTCGCCGATGGAAGCTTATGTATGGGGAGTAAGGAGAGAACTCCAGAGGGGAACCTTTGAGATGAATGTTCTTTCTCCAGTGAGGATTTTAGAGCTCCTCTCCGGATTGGCCCTTAGCTGGCTTTTAATGGATTCTGCCCTCATGGGAATTGTCTTTGTAATTGGTGCCCTGATATTTGATATTCCTCTCACGTTTGCAATAATTCTGAAGTCTATTCCAATTATTCTGGCGTCACTATTGGCTTTTTTGGGATTTGGGTTCATCTTTGCTGGGCTTGTGATGCTTCTAAAGAACATAGGGCCTTTTGCTCAGATATTTGAGTTTGGAATGCTCTTTTTCTCCGGCGTCTTCTTCCCCCTTAGCTTAATGTCCAAATGGCTGGTTGCTTTTTCAAAGGTGTTTCCACTTACCCATGCCGCCTCCGCTGTTAGGGCAATCTTTGTTGGAAAAACCTACGCAGAAATACAGGGGGAAATAGTGTGGCTTCTCTTTTTAATTCCCCTTTACTGGGCAGCTGGATATCTAATTTTCAAATGGGCGGAAAAGATAACCCGGGTGGTTGGCTATGGAGGTTACTAACGAGCTCAGAGCGCTTTATGGTGTTGCAGTTAAGAGCTGGAGAATCTTTTTGAGTTACAGGGTGTGGTTTATCAGCGATGTCATGTTTGGATTTTTCTTCGTTGGTCAGGCTCTGCTGATAGGAATGGGCCTCACAGGCGAGAGAAATTCCCCCGCACTTCAGCAGCTTACTGGATACTCAGACTACGTAACTTTTGCAGTCTTGGGATTTATGGTACTGGGCTTTGGCTTGACTTTTCTAAGCGGCTTTGTGTGGAGCGTTGTTGATGAGCTCTACGCCGGCACTCTCGAGTACTCCTTTGCGGCCCCAATAAGGAGGCTGACGTTTTTCCTGGGCAACGTTCTTACCAGAATTTTCTTGTCACTAATCTACATGGCTATATACGTTCCCCTTTTTGTAGTGCTATTTGACATTCAATTCAACCCCTTTAATTTCATTAAAGCCCTTCCAGTGTTGTTTGTGGGTACGGTAGGAATGATAGGGATGGGAATGGCCGCCGCGGGCATTGTTCTTTATTTAAAAGACCCGGGCCCGTTCATAACGATTCTTGAAATGCTGGTCTTTGCTTTAAGCGGTGCGATGTATCCAATTTCAATCTTGCCTAAGGGATTGCAGATAATGGCGAAAATCCTTCCCTATGCCCCAACTAGTGAAGCCGTAAGAAAAGTTGTTGCCTACGGCTACGAAAAAGCCGTGGGAGAGATTTCCTATCTTGTGGGTCTCTCTTTAATCTATGCCATTTTGGGATATTTGGGATACAAATGGAGTGAAAAGCAGGCAAGAACAGTTGGCTTGAAGAGCTACTAAAAGGGCAGTCCTAGGTTCAGCTCTTTTGATATTTTTTTAATTTCCTCCAATGGGATAATTGCGCTTCTAGCGCCAACTTTCTGCACCGTTAGATATGCAAGTAAAGTTCCGAGCTTTGCTGCATCTTCAAGTTTCCACCCTTTGAGAACTCCATAGACGAATCCAGCATCAAAGGCATCCCCGGCTCCGGTAGAATCTACTACCTCGGCACTTAAGCCTCTAACTTCAAAGACATCTCCATTCTCGTCTCTAACCATTGCTCCACCGCCGTTTAATGTTATGATAACGTTTTTGGCTTTGACATCATGAACCCTATCCAGGCTTCCATATTTTCGTTTGAACTCGTCCTCGTTCATCAGCAGGTAGGTTATTTTGTCCTCGACAGATTCTGGAACTTCTGCCTCACCTATGTCCAGCGAAATGGAAATTCCTTTCTCGAAGGCAAAGTTAGCAGTCTTTTCAATGAGCTCTTTTGGATTTGATGACATGTGGATGTGTCGGGCTTTTGAAAGGTACTCAAAATCGACATCTCTGTATGCGTTAGCGCCGAGGTGCTTTACTATCCTCTTGTCTTCTCCTTTTATCAGAGATATGGCTATTCCAGAGTGCTCATTGACAACTTTAATACCTCCTACATCCACACCGATTTTCTTAAAGTAGTTTATGTGTGCCTCTCCAATCTCATCGTTACCGACTGCGCCGATGAAGCCCACCTTAACTCCCATATGGGCTAACCAAGAAGCGGTATTGCCTGCAGCACCACCCAATCCAAAGTGGGCACTCTTGGCGATTATCTTCTCATGAAACTCGGGAAACCTATCTAAAAGGAGAGTTATATCGTAGTTGAGGTTGCCTATTGCAACTACGTCAAACATTTTCCCACCTCCAATTCTCTTCATTGTACTTTCACTTTATTTCGCAAAATTTATACCTTTTTCTTTTTCTTCATAGAATTCGTGATAACAATATGAAATGCCAGTCTGAGTTCACAATACTTCCCCACGCCACCCAGAAGGGAAAATGGAGAATAAGCGGCGCGAAAAGATTTTTTGAACTTATTTGAGGAGTTCATTCCTTGAGGAATTCTTTTGCTATTTCATATGCCTTTACAGCGTACATTAAGGCAGGTCCCCCACCCATTACTACAGCAACTTTCAGTGTGTCGAGAATTTCTTCTTTAGTTGCCCCAGCATTGATAGCGGCTTCACAGTGCCAGAGAATACAGGGCTCGCAGCGTATGACCACCGCTATAGCTAAAGAAATGAGTTCTTTTGTTTTTGTGTCGAGAGCATTTGGGCTCTCGGCAGTGTGGACGTATTCAATAAACTTGGAGAGTTCTGGAGCAGATTCGACGAGTTCACCAGTCTTTCTTTTTACGTTTTCCAAAGTCGATTTCCAATTTTTCTCAGCAGCCACGAGTTACCACCATCAGTATTTACAATTTTTGTAATATTTAAATTTTACCCTAGTTCCCACCACCTGTGAAGTTGTATAATCTGTCCAGATTCACGGCCAGAATCGCCCCTAAAATCCTGACAGCTAACCCCCTCAAACTAACACTCCTGCTCGGCCTCAGAAGAAACTCAGAAAACTTCGAAAACAAAGTCTCAATCCTCCTGCGAAAGTCAGACAAGTACTTGTAAAACTTCTTCTCCTCCAGATTACTAACCTGATTCTCCCGCTTCACCGGCGTGTAAACAACGCCAAACTTCAGGAATTCCTCCTGAAGTTCTCTACTAACGTAACCCTTATCCAAAAACAGAAAACAGCCAGAAAACTCCTCAACAATCACCCAGAACTTTTCCCTGACAACACTCACATCATGCTTATTCGCCGGATCAACGGACAGCAAAGCCAACAGGTTCCCATCAGAGTAACAGGTCAGCTTGTACCCATAGTAAAACTTTTTTTAGAGGGAACAAACCCAACTGCGGGCTTTTCAGAGATGATTTCTGAAGAACCCTTCTTCTCCTTCCTGTTTTTT belongs to Thermococcus bergensis and includes:
- a CDS encoding Mrp/NBP35 family ATP-binding protein, whose protein sequence is MTIKTPPNFNVPGLGVDPLTQRIKEKEKQWKYKVAVLSGKGGVGKSTVAVNLAVALAKQGYFVGVLDADVHGPNVAKMLGVEKAEVLAEKFEDGHFEMIPPMNDFSGQTTPIKVMSMGLMVPEDQPIIWRGSLVTKAIKQLLGDVKWGSLDFMIVDFPPGTGDQILTVAQTIQLDAAIIVTTPQEVALLDTGKAVNMMKQMGIPYVAVVENMSYLICPHCGNKIDLFGEGGGEKLAEKMGVDFLGKVPIDLKAREASDSGMPIVLYEDTPAAKAFMGIAQKLVAKLEELKKEE
- a CDS encoding ABC transporter permease — protein: MEVTNELRALYGVAVKSWRIFLSYRVWFISDVMFGFFFVGQALLIGMGLTGERNSPALQQLTGYSDYVTFAVLGFMVLGFGLTFLSGFVWSVVDELYAGTLEYSFAAPIRRLTFFLGNVLTRIFLSLIYMAIYVPLFVVLFDIQFNPFNFIKALPVLFVGTVGMIGMGMAAAGIVLYLKDPGPFITILEMLVFALSGAMYPISILPKGLQIMAKILPYAPTSEAVRKVVAYGYEKAVGEISYLVGLSLIYAILGYLGYKWSEKQARTVGLKSY
- a CDS encoding carboxymuconolactone decarboxylase family protein, with product MAAEKNWKSTLENVKRKTGELVESAPELSKFIEYVHTAESPNALDTKTKELISLAIAVVIRCEPCILWHCEAAINAGATKEEILDTLKVAVVMGGGPALMYAVKAYEIAKEFLKE
- the tfe gene encoding transcription factor E, giving the protein MKSKNPEVLLMAKRKNQELLKFAEEIGGEEAIEVIKALEKKKEATDEEIAEMTGIRVNTVRKILYALYDNQLAEFRRVRDKDTGWYYYYWRLETKRLPELIRARKMQELKKLKEMLEEETKEIYYHCGTPGHPRLTFDEAMEYEFRCPLCGEMLMQYDNNEIVKELQEKIKKLEKELGIKA
- a CDS encoding ABC transporter permease — translated: MFFRYPLRVISSILVGLVFLLQFVFFGQAVLGGRYSQLLASSTGMGDYPTYALIGYVLWWVSVSPMEAYVWGVRRELQRGTFEMNVLSPVRILELLSGLALSWLLMDSALMGIVFVIGALIFDIPLTFAIILKSIPIILASLLAFLGFGFIFAGLVMLLKNIGPFAQIFEFGMLFFSGVFFPLSLMSKWLVAFSKVFPLTHAASAVRAIFVGKTYAEIQGEIVWLLFLIPLYWAAGYLIFKWAEKITRVVGYGGY
- a CDS encoding ABC transporter ATP-binding protein — protein: MYAVEVFDLKKKYPKKIPLPFRKVEWVDAVKGISFKVKKGELFGLLGPNGAGKTTTIKMLTTLLEPTEGEAKILGYDIRKDAREIRKRINLVAEGERTLYWRLSAYENLKYFARIYYVPKREEKERIEELLRLVGLWERKDDLVMNYSRGMKQRLAIAKALINDPEVLFLDEPTLGLDVQSSIFVREFIRKLVDEKGKTVLLTTHYMVEAEQLCDRIAIIDHGKIIALDTPDGLKKLVKDEDVVEIRLKWEGTFDSLPWRMAVVDEDSERGIITLRGQVDEEELPKLVEWLVKKGAKIISVEQKEPTLEDVFIKLTGRGLRD
- a CDS encoding ADP-dependent ribose-1-phosphate kinase; the encoded protein is MFDVVAIGNLNYDITLLLDRFPEFHEKIIAKSAHFGLGGAAGNTASWLAHMGVKVGFIGAVGNDEIGEAHINYFKKIGVDVGGIKVVNEHSGIAISLIKGEDKRIVKHLGANAYRDVDFEYLSKARHIHMSSNPKELIEKTANFAFEKGISISLDIGEAEVPESVEDKITYLLMNEDEFKRKYGSLDRVHDVKAKNVIITLNGGGAMVRDENGDVFEVRGLSAEVVDSTGAGDAFDAGFVYGVLKGWKLEDAAKLGTLLAYLTVQKVGARSAIIPLEEIKKISKELNLGLPF
- a CDS encoding DUF2110 family protein codes for the protein MEIVILEKIYGDRSGFEKLDKKLKSLIGDLEVSWKIGITQKQWVKITLEGEDEEVSANLIREEFGEVPYKLSSVKEGELYRGRFIDLGKVGYGVYVDIGIFSPAPKDVLVPLYYLKSLFGDKPARQLIREFGWIDHLPVELEITKVEFGAREIEGKFSEKQLRQIKQWTTDGYDKIFVAGTISEKVEEALIKTGHSRDVKRLEELGLMETLLVLKKGTQAPGIIKEIGPHLRAAVFGAIKFED
- a CDS encoding IS982 family transposase (programmed frameshift); its protein translation is MVVMNFQQEILIIKSEIYPIISKHYPKNTHREIISLYDLITFAILAHLHFGGVYKHAYRVLIEEMKLFPKIRYNKLTERLNRHEKLLLLAQEELFKKHAREYVRILDSKPIQTKELARKNRKEKKGSSEIISEKPAVGFVPSKKKFYYGYKLTCYSDGNLLALLSVDPANKHDVSVVREKFWVIVEEFSGCFLFLDKGYVSRELQEEFLKFGVVYTPVKRENQVSNLEEKKFYKYLSDFRRRIETLFSKFSEFLLRPSRSVSLRGLAVRILGAILAVNLDRLYNFTGGGN